The Channa argus isolate prfri chromosome 14, Channa argus male v1.0, whole genome shotgun sequence genome includes a window with the following:
- the znf622 gene encoding cytoplasmic 60S subunit biogenesis factor ZNF622, translating into MTSYTCISCRVAFADGEIQRAHYKTDWHRYNLKRKVADMPPVTAENFQERVLAQRSAAEQQLNDAVATEACAICNKKFSTANAYQNHLQSHKHQQAEKQALLAAQRKVEKMNEKNLEKGLVDEKVDHDARNEALQQVLKEQQKLSPAKRQKTQVSQEVTKQKPDKPPRMMWLEEQAKRQEKEDGATAEEDWEDVGEEDDYDDIEEDEDGEEMMDQQEGDSSAQSAALPGSIPITDCLFCSNHSKSLVKNMAHMTKVHSFFVPDLEFLVDFKGLMCYLGEKVGAGNVCLWCNEKGRSFYSKEAVQSHMTDKSHCKLFTDGDAALEFADFYDFRSSYPDRKEGAVAEMEEELPDDRNLEYDDETLELTLPSGAKIGHRSLMRYYKQRFGTQRVVALTHNKNAVGRVLRQYRALGWGGDGGFGALHQKQRDMQYVQMMKSKWMLKMGMSNNATKQKHFRAQVMF; encoded by the exons ATGACGTCCTACACTTGTATCAGCTGTCGAGTGGCTTTTGCGGATGGCGAGATACAGCGAGCGCACTACAAAACGGACTGGCACCGTTACAATCTGAAGCGCAAGGTGGCTGACATGCCACCTGTCACCGCGGAAAACTTCCAGGAGCGCGTCCTGGCACAGAGGTCCGCTGCTGAGCAGCAGTTAAATGATGCTGTGGCCACCGAGGCATGCGCCATCTGCAACAAGAAGTTCTCCACTGCAAATGCCTACCAGAACCACCTGCAGTCCCACAAGCACCAGCAGGCAGAGAAGCAGGCCCTGCTCGCTGCCCAGAGAAAAGTGGAGAAGATGAATGAGAAGAACCTGGAGAAGGGACTTGTTGACGAGAAGGTGGACCACGATGCCAGGAACGAGGCCCTGCAGCAGGTACTGAAGGAACAGCAGAAGTTAAGTCCAGCCAAGCGACAGAAGACCCAGGTATCACAAGAGGTCACGAAGCAGAAGCCAGACAAACCTCCCAGAATGATGTGGCTGGAGGAGCAAGCCAAGAGACAAGAGAAAGAAGATGGAGCTACAGCTGAGGAAG ATTGGGAGGATGTTGGTGAAGAAGATGATTATGACGACAtagaagaggatgaagatggTGAAGAGATGATGGATCAGCAGGAAGGAGACTCTTCAGCTCAGTCTGCTGCTCTTCCAGGCTCCATTCCCATTACCGACTGCCTGTTCTGCTCCAACCACTCCAAGTCGCTCGTAAAGAATATGGCCCACATGACCAAAGTTCATAGCTTCTTCGTCCCTGATTTAGAATTCCTTGTTGACTTCAAGGGGCTCATGTGTTACCTGG GAGAAAAAGTTGGTGCTGGGAACGTGTGTTTATGGTGTAACGAAAAGGGACGTTCGTTTTACTCAAAAGAGGCCGTACAGAGTCACATGACAGACAAAAGCCACTGTAAACTGTTCACAGATGGTGACGCTGCTCTGGAGTTTGCAGACTTCTATGACTTTAG GAGCAGCTACCCGGATAGGAAGGAGGGAGCAGTTGCTGAAATGGAGGAGGAGCTGCCTGATGATAGGAATCTGGAGTATGACGATGAAACGCTGGAGCTGACTCTTCCCTCAG GCGCTAAGATCGGCCACCGCTCCCTCATGAGGTACTACAAACAACGGTTTGGCACTCAGAGAGTGGTGGCTCTGACCCACAATAAGAACGCTGTTGGCAGAGTCCTCCGGCAGTACAGAGCCCTGGGCTGGGGAGGAGATGGAG GCTTCGGCGCCTTGCATCAGAAGCAGAGAGACATGCAGTACGTACAGATGATGAAGTCAAAATGGATGCTGAAGATGGGCATGAGCAACAACGCCACCAAGCAGAAACACTTCAGAGCCCAAGTTATGTTCTAA